One region of Parerythrobacter jejuensis genomic DNA includes:
- the gcvPB gene encoding aminomethyl-transferring glycine dehydrogenase subunit GcvPB, whose protein sequence is MAATSEDGLHNGPATTTGNRALMLEEPLLFEIGHADETGVDLPEPAADAANRLGGFDRDTSIGLKGLHEPEAVRHYTRLSRQNYGIDLGLFPLGSCTMKHNPRLNEKVARMPGFADLHPMAPQSTAQGALQVIHELGEWLKTLTGMPGVAMSPKAGAHGELCGILAIRAALEARGDARKVVLCPESAHGTNPATAAFAGYEVEDIPATDEGRVDFEALKARLGPDIAAVMITNPNTCGLFERDFKKIADAVHEAGGFVYCDGANFNAIVGRVRPGDLGVDAMHINLHKTFSTPHGGGGPGSGPVVFSDALAPFAPLPFVKQEDDGTYYLVEEESREHRGPSFGRMTAFHGQMGMFTRALTYMLSHGADGLKQVSEDAVLNANYVLRSLEDLLHAPYADSGPCMHEALFGDAGFENGLSTLDLAKGLIDEGYHPMTVYFPLVVHGAMLVEPTETESKAALDQFITAFRSVAERAKAGDEGLKQAPYYAPRRRLDETLAARKPVLAWTEPDRD, encoded by the coding sequence ATGGCGGCAACCAGCGAAGACGGTCTGCACAACGGCCCGGCCACCACCACCGGCAATCGCGCCCTGATGCTGGAAGAACCGCTCTTGTTCGAGATTGGCCATGCGGACGAGACCGGGGTCGACTTGCCCGAGCCTGCGGCCGACGCGGCCAACCGTCTCGGCGGGTTTGACCGTGACACCAGTATCGGCCTGAAGGGGCTGCATGAGCCGGAGGCCGTGCGCCATTACACCCGCCTCAGCCGCCAGAACTACGGCATCGATCTGGGCCTGTTCCCGCTCGGCAGCTGCACGATGAAGCACAACCCGCGGCTGAACGAGAAGGTCGCGCGGATGCCCGGCTTTGCTGACCTGCACCCGATGGCTCCGCAAAGCACGGCGCAAGGCGCATTGCAGGTGATCCACGAATTGGGCGAATGGCTCAAGACGCTCACCGGGATGCCCGGTGTCGCGATGAGCCCCAAGGCCGGCGCGCATGGGGAACTGTGCGGCATCCTGGCCATTCGTGCCGCGTTGGAAGCGCGCGGCGATGCGCGCAAGGTCGTGCTGTGCCCGGAAAGCGCGCATGGGACCAATCCGGCCACCGCCGCCTTTGCCGGCTACGAAGTGGAAGACATCCCGGCGACCGACGAGGGGCGGGTGGATTTCGAAGCGCTCAAGGCGCGTCTGGGCCCTGACATTGCGGCGGTGATGATCACCAATCCCAACACATGCGGCCTGTTTGAACGTGACTTCAAGAAGATCGCCGATGCGGTGCATGAGGCCGGTGGCTTCGTCTATTGCGACGGGGCCAATTTCAACGCGATTGTCGGCCGGGTGCGCCCGGGTGATCTGGGCGTCGATGCCATGCATATCAACTTGCACAAGACCTTCTCCACCCCGCATGGAGGCGGTGGCCCGGGCAGTGGCCCGGTGGTCTTTTCCGATGCGCTGGCCCCGTTCGCGCCGCTCCCCTTCGTCAAACAAGAGGATGATGGCACCTACTATCTGGTCGAGGAAGAAAGCCGCGAACATCGCGGGCCAAGCTTTGGCCGGATGACAGCGTTTCACGGCCAGATGGGCATGTTCACCCGCGCGCTCACCTATATGCTCAGCCACGGGGCAGATGGGCTCAAACAGGTATCGGAAGATGCGGTTCTCAATGCCAATTACGTGCTGCGGAGCCTCGAAGACCTGCTGCATGCGCCCTATGCCGATAGCGGGCCCTGCATGCACGAGGCACTGTTCGGGGATGCCGGATTCGAAAACGGTCTTTCAACGCTCGACCTGGCCAAGGGACTGATTGACGAAGGCTATCACCCGATGACGGTCTATTTCCCGTTGGTCGTGCACGGAGCGATGCTGGTCGAACCAACCGAGACCGAGAGCAAGGCCGCGCTGGATCAGTTCATCACTGCCTTCCGGTCGGTGGCCGAGCGCGCCAAGGCGGGTGATGAAGGGCTGAAACAGGCGCCCTATTACGCGCCGCGCCGCCGCCTTGACGAGACTTTGGCCGCGCGCAAGCCGGTATTGGCGTGGACGGAGCCGGACAGGGACTAG
- the gcvPA gene encoding aminomethyl-transferring glycine dehydrogenase subunit GcvPA has product MRYLPLTDTDRGDMLAKIGASSIDDLFVDVPQEARLDGPIHGLPMHASEMAVEAHMRRRSKKNLAAADAPFFLGAGAYRHHVPASVDHIIQRGEFLTAYTPYQPEIAQGTLQMLFEFQTQVARLYGCEVANASMYDGSTACWEAILMAGRVKKRNKAVLSGALHPHYTEVAKTMAKFIGYEIADAQPSIQPQPDNSGLIARIDDETSCVVVQYPDILGRIPDLAEIAEAAHAKGALLIAVNTEPVALGAIKSPGELGADIVVGEGQSIGVGLQFGGPYLGLFAVRDKKLVRQMPGRLCGETVDAEGKRGFVLTLSTREQHIRREKATSNICTNSGLCALAFSVHMSLLGEKGLRQLAAENHRLACLTADRLAQVPGVTVLNDNFFNEFAVTLGQDARQVVRDLAAKGVLAGVSLGRLYPDVDSLSDALVVATTETTSEEDIEALGAALEEALS; this is encoded by the coding sequence ATGCGTTACCTACCCCTGACCGATACCGATCGCGGCGACATGCTGGCCAAAATCGGTGCGTCCTCGATCGATGATCTTTTCGTCGATGTGCCGCAAGAGGCGCGGCTGGACGGCCCCATCCACGGCTTGCCGATGCATGCCAGCGAGATGGCGGTGGAGGCGCATATGCGCCGCCGGTCGAAGAAAAACCTGGCCGCAGCAGATGCGCCGTTTTTCCTGGGGGCTGGGGCCTATCGCCACCATGTGCCGGCGTCGGTTGATCACATCATCCAGCGCGGTGAATTCCTGACCGCCTATACGCCCTACCAGCCCGAAATTGCGCAGGGCACGCTGCAGATGCTGTTTGAATTCCAGACGCAAGTAGCGCGGCTCTATGGCTGCGAGGTCGCCAATGCGTCGATGTATGATGGCTCCACCGCGTGTTGGGAAGCAATCCTGATGGCGGGGCGGGTCAAGAAGCGGAACAAGGCGGTCCTCTCGGGCGCGCTGCATCCGCATTACACCGAAGTCGCCAAGACCATGGCCAAATTCATCGGCTACGAGATTGCCGATGCGCAGCCGTCGATCCAGCCGCAGCCGGACAATTCCGGCCTGATTGCGCGGATCGATGACGAAACGAGCTGCGTAGTGGTGCAATATCCCGACATTCTAGGGCGCATCCCGGATCTGGCTGAAATCGCCGAGGCAGCCCATGCCAAGGGCGCCTTGCTGATCGCCGTGAACACCGAACCGGTGGCCTTGGGTGCGATCAAGTCACCGGGTGAGCTGGGCGCGGATATTGTCGTGGGTGAAGGCCAGTCCATCGGTGTCGGCCTGCAATTTGGCGGGCCCTATCTGGGCCTGTTCGCGGTCCGCGACAAGAAACTGGTGCGCCAGATGCCGGGCAGGTTGTGCGGTGAAACCGTCGATGCGGAGGGGAAGCGCGGCTTTGTGCTGACGCTGTCGACGCGCGAGCAGCATATCCGGCGCGAAAAGGCGACGTCGAACATCTGCACCAATAGCGGCCTGTGCGCCTTGGCCTTCAGCGTCCATATGTCGCTGCTGGGCGAAAAGGGCCTGCGGCAATTGGCGGCAGAGAACCATCGGCTTGCGTGTCTGACCGCTGACCGGTTGGCCCAAGTGCCGGGCGTCACAGTACTCAACGACAACTTCTTTAATGAATTCGCTGTGACGCTGGGCCAGGATGCGCGGCAGGTGGTGCGCGATCTGGCAGCCAAGGGCGTGCTCGCAGGCGTTTCGCTTGGCCGTCTCTATCCCGATGTCGATAGCCTGTCTGACGCATTGGTTGTGGCTACCACAGAGACAACTAGTGAAGAGGATATCGAAGCCCTCGGCGCTGCCCTAGAGGAGGCGCTGTCATGA
- the gcvH gene encoding glycine cleavage system protein GcvH has protein sequence MARYFTDEHEWIDLEGDLATVGITDYAQEQLGDIVFVELPEVGSNVDKGGEAAVVESVKAASDVYAPITGEVMEANAALEEDPALVNTSPEEEGWFFRMTVGDKTELEGLMDAKAYKAFCDEL, from the coding sequence ATGGCCCGTTACTTTACCGATGAACATGAATGGATCGACCTGGAAGGTGATCTCGCCACTGTCGGGATCACCGATTACGCTCAGGAACAGCTGGGCGATATCGTCTTTGTCGAACTGCCCGAAGTGGGCTCCAACGTGGACAAGGGTGGCGAAGCAGCCGTGGTCGAAAGTGTGAAGGCGGCCAGCGATGTCTACGCCCCGATTACCGGCGAAGTAATGGAAGCCAATGCGGCTCTGGAAGAAGATCCCGCGCTAGTGAACACCTCGCCCGAAGAAGAAGGCTGGTTCTTCCGCATGACAGTCGGCGACAAGACCGAACTTGAAGGGCTGATGGACGCCAAAGCCTACAAGGCGTTCTGCGACGAGCTTTAA
- the gcvT gene encoding glycine cleavage system aminomethyltransferase GcvT: MSEETPEVDELGTLPLDAWHRTQGGRMVPFAGYEMPIQYEGIVAEHEWTRTSASLFDVSHMGQLSVSGDGAAHELEKLLPGAIESLKPGKMRYSLLLTEAGGIIDDLMVTNAGPHIALVVNGACKWDDIAHLREHLPDAITLNHYDDQALLALQGPKAGEVLEALVPGTGELTFMNAAFFDWDGVPLWVSRAGYTGEDGFEISVHAAQVEKLADALVADDRVKPAGLGARDSLRLEAGLPLYGHDLDQNIDPVSADLSFALTKKRRELGGYMGHGAVAARLADGGTIRRVGLKIEGRMPAREGALVFAGDTEIGRLTSGGFSPTLGYPIAMAYVAVEHAAEGTTMEIEVRKKRLPATVVPMPFVPHRYYRGK, translated from the coding sequence CCCCTGGATGCCTGGCATCGTACGCAGGGCGGGCGGATGGTCCCGTTTGCGGGCTATGAAATGCCGATCCAGTATGAAGGGATCGTGGCCGAGCACGAGTGGACGCGAACCTCTGCCAGCCTGTTCGATGTCAGCCATATGGGCCAGCTTTCCGTCAGCGGTGATGGGGCCGCGCATGAGCTGGAAAAGCTGCTGCCTGGCGCGATCGAGAGCCTTAAGCCGGGCAAGATGCGTTATTCACTGCTGCTGACCGAAGCCGGCGGGATCATTGATGATTTGATGGTCACCAATGCCGGCCCGCATATCGCGCTGGTCGTCAATGGTGCCTGCAAGTGGGACGATATTGCCCATTTGCGCGAGCATTTGCCCGATGCGATCACATTGAACCACTATGATGATCAGGCCTTGTTGGCATTGCAGGGGCCGAAGGCGGGTGAAGTGCTGGAAGCGTTGGTCCCCGGCACCGGCGAACTGACCTTTATGAATGCCGCCTTTTTCGACTGGGACGGCGTTCCATTGTGGGTCAGTCGCGCGGGCTACACAGGCGAAGATGGCTTCGAGATTTCAGTTCACGCGGCGCAGGTCGAAAAGCTCGCCGATGCGCTGGTCGCCGATGACAGGGTGAAGCCAGCCGGGCTTGGCGCACGTGACAGCCTGCGGCTGGAAGCCGGGCTTCCGCTTTATGGCCACGATCTCGACCAGAATATCGATCCTGTCAGTGCCGACTTGAGTTTTGCGCTTACTAAGAAACGCCGCGAGCTCGGCGGCTATATGGGCCATGGCGCGGTTGCAGCGCGGCTCGCTGATGGCGGCACGATCCGTCGGGTCGGGCTCAAGATCGAAGGCCGCATGCCAGCCCGCGAAGGCGCGCTCGTCTTTGCTGGCGATACCGAGATCGGGCGCCTGACCAGCGGCGGATTTTCCCCCACGCTCGGCTATCCGATTGCCATGGCCTATGTCGCCGTGGAACATGCCGCCGAAGGCACCACCATGGAAATTGAAGTTCGCAAGAAGCGTCTGCCGGCCACTGTCGTGCCGATGCCGTTCGTACCCCACCGCTACTATCGAGGGAAATAG